The stretch of DNA TATGAAAAATTGTCATTTACATTAAATGGAATCCTATAATAATCCTAAAATTAAGATTGAATTCTCATTTAACTATGTACAGGTTGTACTAAAAGCCTAAAGGCGAAGAGTGAATTCGGATGGAATTTTGCGTTACATGTATTGGGCCAAAATTTTCGCTCACATTTAGAGATTATACAACACTGAACTTGCGTTCAGGCTTTACAAAGGAAGCAATATTCGCAGTGTTTTGCATTTCATCCTATTCCTTTTGGAAAAAAGAGAGAACAAGATCTGTGCGTACCGAGAAGAGTTGTGTATCCACGAAAAGCTGTTTACACAAGGCAAAAAAGGAGAAATAATCTACATTAGTAATCCGAGAACAATAcacatgaacaaaaaaaaaaaccttgtaaTGGATAAGTGTGTCATTTGAATAGCACACAAGACAACCATGCTTAAACTATTTAAgcaaatattaaaaacattTACTTGCATAATTAACATAAGGGATGATTTAAGGTCCACGAATCATACCTTCATAAAAGGCTGATCACGATAAGGGAATGAGTCGATGAAACTCTCCCTCAAAAGCAAGGATACCTGAAAGACAAGATATATTGTACTTCAAAATACTtcctaaaatattttatttgcaaTACATGTAAATGTTCAGAAATAATGATGTcctattgtcaacaaaaaaaaaaaaaaaatactgatgtCCTTATGCTTTACCATTACAATTAATAAATTTACTTaaacttatttaattattattttttttttcttattgaattttatttgttcATCTACCTCTCATTACTTGCCACTTGAGCAAAAGGGAAAGTTAAGTATAATATGCTAAAAGAGACAAATATAACAGTAGCATATGTGCATGCTTCAAATTATCTATCTAGTTTGTCATTTTGCTGAACTTGAAAGTATAGTCAATAAAGAGCTATCAGCAAAATTTGGTATTGCAGATTGGTTTTAGAAATAATTTCCTTCTAAAGAACTGAAGTTACCTGACTAAAGAAATAATTCTAAATTACGAACAATGCATTCTTTTTGAAAAAGAGAACCAATAAATACTAAAAATCAACCACTCCATTACAGGGATTAAGTATGCAAAAAATATCAGTTTCTTTTTCCACATTGAAGATCATGTCGATCCTCAATTAAACCCTTATTTCCGGATTGATGAAAACATTAGAGTTGGAgataaatgtaaaaatatagTAGCTATCAGATCAGTGTTTAACACAGCTCATTGCTGAGACAAAAATACTGACCTTATCGTCATTGGATTGTACATTAGTTATTGTATGTGAACGGATGTTTTCGCAAAGGGAATCCAAATAAGACCTTAATATTGATAAGAATTCATTGGCAGCTTCTATCTGTGGGAAATAAAACATGAGAATACAAAACAATATGTTGACAAAAATGTTAACAATTTCACATAAAAATATTCTACAAAATTATTATCAACTAGTTGAGTTTTTTAATGAAGTTAAACTATTAGGCAAACAAATAACTAGGCTTTCAAAAATGGCTGTTATATCACCTATCCTATATAACATCTAAGAATAGCTAGCATGTGTGATATTTAAGATATCAAACGGAGTGTGATACAGCAATAAAGAGGAAGTAAGATAGTAAGGTATACTGATTAGGTGATTAATAAGGGCATACCTGCATTGCAGTGCATTCATACACCGGCCTTTTCCTACCCAAGTAACTTTCTCCGACAAGAGTTGTATGATAAGGACGTAAAGAAGACATTAGCTCTTTCTGTCTTGGCAGTTGAGGTAGTGATGGTGATTTCACCTATTGCAAAACAAGAGTATAAGAAACCATGTATTTATAAATGGCATTAAAATATAACAATACTGAAAGCAAATAATTTCATGAGATAAATCCTGATTCCTTACCGGAAAAAACTAAAGTATGCACTCACAATTCcaaataaataactttttattagtTTACTTTTTTGCAATAAGAAACAAGGAGATCTATTCAGGTTAACCATTTTATTAGTTTACTTTTTTGCAATAAGAAACCAGGAGATATATTCAGGTTAACCATTTCACAAGCAAATTGTATTAATCCAGTCATACGAATATGACAGCGTATGTAGTTATGCCTCCGTCCATTTGCATCCACCAATTTTAAAGATAATAGGAAAGAAAAGGTTGTGTATATTGGTGagtaaataattaatatatagttgGGGGGAGGAATGACTTGATTATATTGGCAATGGAAAATTGCAGAAAAACAACACACCTGGTTTTTGTTGGTATCAACCAGAATAACATTGCTTAACTTTGACTGAACTTCACTTGTCTTGTTCCTCACACCAACCTatggaattaatttatttacCGGTTAGATGTCAGAAATGGTATGATCAATAGAAAAGAGCAAAATAATAACAGTTGAAACCAAATTTAAAACTACACGTGATATTAACAATTCTAATTTTCTGTTCCTATTTATGaaatttaagaaatataataataaacgGGTTTTAAAAGTGCAAAGCAATATATATTCAATATCATTATCTTAAGTAACAGATTTACGAAGAGCACACATTCAGCAACAAAACATGGATTTAAGTATACACAAATCCATGCTGCaaataaataactaataaataataaaaattaattattgccAGACTTGAAGCAGATATCATTCTTTAAGTGTGAACTGAATACTCACTATGTAAGGGACAGGAGCATCCAGAAAGTCAAGCATGTCATTTGGTAAAACCTGGAAAGTTATTCTCATCAAATAATATGAAGTGGAGAAGagatattaaaaatatgaaaattaatattCACTGTAAATgtgaagagagagaaatcaTACCGGCATTAGCAGGCTTTGCCATTGGTAGGGTCGGATTAGTGGAATAACAGATAAAACTGATGCAGATAGAATTCCCTAAtcatgaaagaagaaaaatgtttCCATCAAGAACATTGATGAAATATCAACAATTTAAATGAATtgaacactacaaattcaagtGCTACTGTTCCTATCAGCAGcctattaatatatgaataacaATGAATCTGAATTACAAAAAGCATATAAATGTGTACAAAAAATGGCCTCTGATACATTTGCATTGATATACAAATTGAATAGTTTGGTTCATCATCAACAAAGACCATTACTAACTTGATTTGAGGAACACGTACCAAATTAGAACAGACAACTACTATCTGTTTCTCCAGTAGAGCTCCTGCAAAGAATGTCAACACCTGCAAACCAACATGTAACTGTCAGACTAGTAGACAATCATTATGAAACTGTTATGCACAGAGCACTTCAGCTCTAGTGGCCAACTAGACCAACATAAAGCCATTAACTAATAGATATTTAAATATCCAAAAACAATAGGTGTTGTTAGAATATATGAAATATCTTATAATATTATGATATTATGTTAGAGTATCTTAATTTATCTCAGAGGATTAGTTTCATATCTTAGAGTTTCTCTTAAGAGTAGTTTTTAAATTACTCAATTATTGTCATAATTTCACCCCTATACAATTAGGATTAGTAGTCTTCTATCCCTATAAATATgggttggtgacttggtggttaatttttttgtatcatGTTATAATCAATCATTaatcaaaatcatattttagtctttcttctttctctccTTTCTTTATCTAAAACCCATAACTCAACATAATATTCGGTGGCATGTTCTATCGTTATCCTACTGTCGAGTTCCCGAAAGTTTTGGACTGCATCATTGTTATCTCTTCTTGGTTTCAAGCAGTTTTCTTTTGGGCTTCAGCAGCCATTAATTTCTGTCCCGCAGTCCACAGTTTCTGGTAACCAGGAGTACTGTCGTCTGATTAAGCGTTGTTTGTCACTGCCACCACAAGTGCCACCTTTCACCTAAGATGACACTAACCTGTAGTTCAACCAAGCACCACCACGGGAACCACTCTCATGCACCAAAACTCATTTCTGCAGTTGTCAGTGCATGGGTATCAACTATCAAGTGCTGCCTTTTCTGCCAGTGTCTATTGGCACCTGCTGGTTTGGTCTTTCCTGTGTTTGGTTTTTCGGTACACCATTTTTCTAACCTTCTTAGAGACTGGTAGGCTGCAATTTGACTGTGCTCATTTCTATATGTGAACCAATCTCAGCATCTGTTCTGAACAGATTCCTTATGTTCGTAGGTTTATGTTTGTCTTCCTCATAGTTGTTTCTGTTGTGGTGTTAGTTTGTGTTCTTCGTGATTCCTCCACTGTGAGGTTGGTTGTTCTGATCACAGTTTTGGCTCATGACAGACATTATTTTTCCTCTCCAACTCGCATGATGCCACACCATACCTCACCTTAGGCTGCTACTGTTTTACCCAGATTGCCTGTCTCGTCTACTCGCATCTTCCCTCGTTTGCTGATTTTGTGACTCAGGAACAACTCTTTTTTGTTGCAGTAATGTTACGTTTAATGGGGGATTTTCCTATGAAGATGTAACACAGGCCTTCTTTACTTATGCTGACTCGTTTTTGTGCTGTGCATATGTTCTGCGTGTTTTTCTGCACTTTCCTGTGTGCTTAGTTTCTATGTTGCTGTTCTGTGTGTCAGCATTGTTGTTTTTGTGTTTCTGGGCGCTACACATCAAGCCATCCTTTTGTTGCCGGATTGGCCTCATTTAACTTGTTGGTTGACCCATTGGTTTGTTAGGGACCCCCATCCAGATTGTGGTTCCCACTTTTGGTAGTTTCTTTGCCGGTGTTTGAGTGCTTTTAGGCTGTTTCTGCCCCTTTTTTTGTTCTTGGTTGTTCATTGGCATCTTCTTTGCCTCCGTTCATTCACACACCCTTGTGTAAGAATATATGAAATATCTTATATTgaatatatgatagttatttagTTTGTCTCAGAGGATTAGTTTTCCTATTACtttttttctctccttttgTTATCTAAAACCCATGAGTTCAACAGGTGTTTCATGAGGCATGCATGATAATAATACCTTATGGTAAGGAAAATGGAATTCATAAAATCATTGGCCAAAACAGAACTCACATGTTCAAGTCTTAAGGTACCACATAAGCACGCTACAGCCCATATAGATAACGCAGTTGCCTCCTCTGCAACCAGAAGAGAGTTTTGTGCCTGAGATGAACAGAAAAAATGAAGTAATCGGTTTACCATGACAATCAAACATGACAGTCTAGAAGACTAAAATTAGAATCGAAGTAATTTAATCCAATACAAATACCTCAACTAATTCCAGACCCGTATTACAGGATTTCAAATCAACAGCCGAACCAGAGAGATAAAGAGCATTATCATCTAGCCTGTGATATTCCAAGGGATGAAGGTGCTCCAGAGGATGAAAGATAAGTGTTGATCCCCTTGTAGGGCAACTAAACCGATAATACTCGCTAATAATTTGTAATGGTCCACAATTATTTGCCTGAGTCAGTAACATAATATCAGCAATAATATTATTGGCAATAAATTATCACAACGAATCACCAGACAATAACAACACTAAGTGTATATAAAATTACACAAACCTTGGCCCATTCAAGAATCTCATGTAGGTCAGTTATATCCTCTTGTCCCGAGATTGAAGCATCTTCTGTCTCAGTATCATCAGCATCACTCCTAAAATTTCTATCTTCACAAGGTGATCCTTGAAAACTGCACAAATCATACCATATGTTTGAAATGCATCATTACTAAGAAATGGATGATATTCACTTCTAAGATTTCTATGTTTACAATGTGAAATTTGGAACCTACATAAAGCAGACTATATGTTTTATATGAACCGCTTAGAAGAAAGCAAGTGATTTTCTAAAGAGAAAACAACCACCCCCACCCCAAGAAAAGAGAAACTACAGTTGAGCTGATACAAATCAGAGACTCCAAGATAGTTGCTATGACGCATTGATGTCTGCATTATACCACATCAACTCATTACATGTGGCATGTATGAGAATGCACCACGGAGCATAAGTAACAGAGAGTGAAAAATAATACTACTCTATGCCTCCCACTTGCATATAACAAAATCCTTTAACATATGATCTGTCAAATGAAATCataaacaaagaaaattctTTGAACCTATGCAGGAAGTTCATCAAACAACACATAGTACAGATTAATGTATAAaactagtttttatttttcgtACTTTCGGATCTgattacaaaagaaaaagatcatGAGATTGGTAATGGCACAGTAAGCACCATTATTTCATGTGGAGGTCAAATAGATACTAACAAGATGCACTGGACAATCACAATGTCATGTACCTGCATGAAGACTCAGAGCTTTCATATTGCCAATTCCGCAGGACAGGGAAGATAGAAGTTGGTACGCGCCTATCTTCTGACGGTTTGTTTGTTACCAAAGCATCGCCATACATATTACTGTCTTCAGCAACTGTAGGGCCAGATTCTTGTTTGGCGATTTTTCTATCAGTTTCAGGATGAATAGGcacaatatcatcatcatctgcTCCCTCCTTAAGTGTATGTAGCTCCTCATTGACCATTTGTTTCTCTAGATGATTACTATCACCCTCAATATTATTAGATACAGAATTTCTTAGGTTTGATTGAGAAATTCTTGAATTCTCGTCAAGTTTGTCTTCCTCATAACTCCCTTCAACAGAttctaaatttaaaaattcaacGCTTTTTGACAACCGCTCTAGCCTTTCTTGCATGAAGATGCTACAGAGATATCAACACAACAAGATAAGCAAATGCCATAAAATCATAGCATGCACTGATGTGCTAGAAGGCAAACGATTCTGAATATAAAAAACTAACAATACAATATGCACATATGTTTGGATGATAGATATATCAGTCAAATACCCAGTCAACAAAACAGCGTGACATCGTGTAGGttactaaaaaacaaaacaacaattatAACAAACAAGCATTATACCACAATTTCGAATTGCAACATAGATGAATCAGTTCCATAGGGCTCTATCAAAAATCATGTTTTCAGTAAAACCACTTGGAGCAATGTCTTTTTTAGTGGCTTTCTCTAATGTTTTGTAAGTCTTGCTCAGTCTTTTTTATAACGCCAGAATTTAAGAGGTGAAAAATATTTCACTTTATGTTCCATTACATAATGGGAGTCTTGATTCAATAATTTGGAGTTCCTGTCATGAAACTAGAAGGTCAAAGATTTGAGTCATGACTCATTATATCACCTTCCTACAAATACAAGGCCGTGCTTGCCTGCATTAGACCCAAAATTAAGTTTACTCCGTTTTgcaaaaaaatgtgaaatttatgTCACAACAAATTACACCTTAGCTCCAAGGAAGCTTGCGCCACATTCAAATTATTATGTGCATTCTCTTCTCAcataaccaaatttatatcaCAACAAACTAAATCTCAGCTTCGAGTAAACTTGTACTTCGAGTAAACTTGTACTATTTAAAGTTACTTTACAGTTCATATATCATTTGAATCAAGTATCAACTAAACTTTGGATGTCAATAAGCTACACTTTTCGCATTTCAGGACTTATGTTAAGTTGTCTTAAAATTTGGGCCCctctacaaaaccggcttgtaagtaAAAGATGTCCGCCACTTCCACTATTCATATCATACTAACACCCAAAATTGGACGTCTGAAGCGCTGCCGAGGTGGTGCATGACTCAGGAGGCCCAGTAAGGGGTTGGCCCAACGGATCTAAGATAGACATATGATACCataataaaattttagataGACCTAACAAAACCAATAAAATCGGCTTGAAAGGTGGGGACAGCCACCATTTATAACCATTATTCCCGTTCCGGCTATATCAATATCCAGTGCTCAACAGATTGTGTTTTCAGCCCATATGAGTTTCATGTCTTTTAAACACTgctaattatattatatgtttttcCCAACACCCAAATCTAGATTTTAAGGTTTAGGGATTTACGAGACGTAGATATCATTTTATTGGTCACCCTTTGAAACTGAAAAATGTTCATATATAAGTATACGTAAGCAACCGCATTAATACGTCAAtttcacaaaacatacaaaatacTTGCATGTATAGTTTTCAGAAAGCACCAAAGATAAATCACGTCAAACCCAACCAAATCAGAAGTGTTTACAGGACACGTTTTCTGCTTTGGAGCATACATGACAATGAGATTAAGACTGCAAATATCCCAAAATACAATACAACAAATGACAATGAGATTGCAAATATTTTCAACATATCACCCCTCATTGTGGGAAGGAACTCAGCATTATTATAAAATACCTGTTCAATACACCAAAGTGCAACTCAAAAAATGGAAGCCTTGAGAGAATGCAGTAACATCTTTGTGTGGTTAATACATGGCGTCTCAAAGAAGAGTTAGATAACCGCTTATCCGAAACCATAGAAATCAATCCAGAGGGTTTATGCACTATCTCTTCAACTAAGACACAACACCCATAAAGTGTTGAATTATCAGCACCCTATGGCATAAAAGAATACAAAGATTTAATATAATCAGTACAAGAATGAGTACagcatgaaaaataaaaacaaatgaaG from Trifolium pratense cultivar HEN17-A07 linkage group LG5, ARS_RC_1.1, whole genome shotgun sequence encodes:
- the LOC123883184 gene encoding uncharacterized protein LOC123883184: MAGVTKEEESGSSSPSWGAASFFMQTTEDVAKAVAAAMNAPRPSIIYSSKNEQGGGSQLQRLQYQVTKMIKGFSRPPEVKYTNYNPEILTSQKRQWAANFHLQYNDHRSWKEPTKLFESMVIVGLHPNCDIDALHSQCLDKKFEDSDSDSDKFRSILGYQNQSRVEPNVEPQVLFIYPPEKQLPLKEKDLLSFCFPGGLEVNAVEKTPSMSELNEIHFGQEHLKQRDLSFVFRLQGADNSTLYGCCVLVEEIVHKPSGLISMVSDKRLSNSSLRRHVLTTQRCYCILSRLPFFELHFGVLNSIFMQERLERLSKSVEFLNLESVEGSYEEDKLDENSRISQSNLRNSVSNNIEGDSNHLEKQMVNEELHTLKEGADDDDIVPIHPETDRKIAKQESGPTVAEDSNMYGDALVTNKPSEDRRVPTSIFPVLRNWQYESSESSCSFQGSPCEDRNFRSDADDTETEDASISGQEDITDLHEILEWAKANNCGPLQIISEYYRFSCPTRGSTLIFHPLEHLHPLEYHRLDDNALYLSGSAVDLKSCNTGLELVEAQNSLLVAEEATALSIWAVACLCGTLRLEHVLTFFAGALLEKQIVVVCSNLGILSASVLSVIPLIRPYQWQSLLMPVLPNDMLDFLDAPVPYIVGVRNKTSEVQSKLSNVILVDTNKNQVKSPSLPQLPRQKELMSSLRPYHTTLVGESYLGRKRPVYECTAMQIEAANEFLSILRSYLDSLCENIRSHTITNVQSNDDKVSLLLRESFIDSFPYRDQPFMKLFVDTQLFSVRTDLVLSFFQKE